The Flavobacteriales bacterium genome contains the following window.
ACGAACTTCACGCGAGCAACATCCTAACGGCATGTGGGCACCGTCCCTTTGCCGCATGAAACACGCGTTCCTGCTTTTATTACCGGTACTTCTCATCGGTTGCGGCAAGGAAGCCGTTCCGACCGGGGAAGCCGCCCATATCGTCAAGGGACGTATTGTGGTGAACGAGCTCCAGGCGACGGCTTCAGCGGTCTTGAACGAGTTCGGCGAAGAGGCGGATTGGTTCGAGATCCACAACCCGGGTCCTGCGATCACCCTGAAGGCGGGTGAATGGTTCGTGAGCGACAACACGGACAGTGAACTGCGCGAGTTCGAACTGCCGGAGATCACCTTGCCAGAAGGCGGCCTCATCGTCATCTGGTGCGACGAACGGAAAGGCGGGCGCGACATCCACGCGAGCTTCAAGCTCTCGACCGACGATGGCAGCGTTGCCATCATCCACGCGGAACCCAAAGGCCTGAAGGTCATTGATGAAGCCCCCATCGAAGCTTCGCCCGGACCCGATGTATCGTACGGTCGCGTGGTGGACGGTGCTGCCGCATGGGGTCGAATGTCGCCACCGACACCTGGTGCACCCAACGATGGTGCGCCGGAAACGCCGTGAAGTGGACCGCACGTTCCATCACGTAGCCGGGCTTCGGGCCAAGGGCTGCGTCATCTTTCGGCATGCGATGCTTCACCATCATCTCGTGCCTTCTGTTTGCGATCGTTGTCCGTTCGCAACAAGTAGCCGATAGCGCGTTCATCTACCGCGCAGCCACACCCGCTTATGCACTTGGAGCCGGTCCTGTAGTGGCACTGGACCACGCCCATCACAACTTCCACCGCATCGATGGTCGCTACATGGCCTTTGCCAGGGTGTTGGAAGCCGATGGCTACACCATGAAGGCCAACGAAGCGCCGTTCACCGCCGAAATCCTGAGCGGCATGCGCATCCTGGTGATCGCCAACGCACTGGGGAATGACGGCCCCTGGGTCCTACCGACCGCACCGGCCTTCACCAAGGAAGAAGTGGTTGCGGTGGAGAAATGGGTGCGTGGGGGGGGAAGCCTTTTCCTGATCGCGGACCACATGCCGTTCGGCGGTGCCGCAGCACGGCTCGCTCGAGCATTCGGATTCAATTGGGTGAACGGCTACGCCATGCGCGACGATGGCGCGGCCGAGCGTTTTTCGCGCGACCAGGGCACCTTGGCCGAGCATCCGATCACGAGCGGCGCGTCAACACAGGAGCGCGTCGACAGAATCGCCGTCTTCACTGGAAGCGCATTCCTGCCCCCACCGCAAGCCACGCGCATCACCGACCTGCAAGACGACTACTTCATCCTGCTGCCCGAGAGCGCAGGCCAGTTCAGCGACACGACCGCATGGATCGATGGCCGCTACTTCGCCAATGCTGCGGCACTGGAACATGGCAAGGGACGCGTGGTCTGCTTCGGCGAGGCGGCGATGTTCAGTGCGCAGCGGCAAGGCCCGGACCGCCTGCCCATGGGCATGAACCAGTCCGGTGCAGAACAGAACCCGCAGTTGCTTCTGAACATCATGCACTGGCTCGACAGGCGTCTTTGACCGGCCAGTACATTCGACCTTCAAATCCACACTCATGAAACTTCGTTCCGCAGCCTTTTCGATGGTCCTTGCCGCAGCTTCGCCATTGACCGCCCAGTACTGCTCACCGACGTTCACGAACAGTTGTGCGCTCTGGCGCAACCAAGAGGTCAGTATCGGCACCATCAACTGGACGCTCGGCGCGTCGGATTGCATGCTTTCCGACTACACAATACAAAGCACCGTGGTAACCCCGGGCGTGGCCGTACCCATGACCGTGGTGAGCGGTAACTGGACAGGATGTGCCGTGTGGGTGGACCTCAACAACAACGCGGCCTTCGAGGATAGCGAGAACCTCTACTACAGCTACGTGGGCGGCGACCCGAGCTACACATACAGCTTCAGCATCACCCTGCCGATGGGCACACCGGCAGGGTCCTACCGGATGCGCGTTGTGGCACCTTGGGGCTCGGACGGGTTCCTGGACACGAACGTGAACGGCTATGGCCCTTGTGGCAGCTACCAGTACGGCAACTTCGATGACTTTACCGTGATCGTCAGCGGAACGGGTGTCGCAGAACCGACCAACGATCCGCACGCGGGACTTCGCCTGGTCCCTAACCCCTGCACGGACCTCGTGAGAGTTACCGTCCCCGGAGACCATCTCATGGAGCGCATTGTGATCCTGGGTGCGGACGGCAGGCTCGTAAAGGATCTCATGCTGGCCAGTGCAACGGGTTCTTCGGTGCTCGACCTCGCGGATCTTACCCCGGGCACTTATGTGGTGCAGGCGTATGGCGGTGAAGCTGTCTGGACGACGCGCCTCACCCGGCAGTAGACCGTCCAACGGCTACCGGGTGCTTACCTCGTAAGACCAGAAGCCCGTGCGGCTGCATGGCATGGCCGCAATGGCTCCGTACGACGTGTCCCGCCTGTCCGGCCAGGAATAACTTGCCCCAGTCCTGTGGTCAAGATGACACACCAGTGCTTGCAGGGTGAACACACATTTGCCTTGGGCGGACAAAAGGGCATGCGGTTACCGGCCCTCGCGCGAAACCCAGGTAGTTCACATGATTTGGGAGGCGCCTATGGCAGTTTGGCACCGGATCGGCTGCAACGCGGGCATGAGCAGAACGGAAACCACCGTCACACGGACGGTGATCATAGCGGCGCCGCAGGAAACCGTGTGGAAGGCGATCGAGGAAACCGGATTGAGCCGCCTTCACCTGTTGGAGGACAAGCGCGACACACCGCTCGTGGAGGGGCGTGTGATGAACTGGAGCGACCCGGAGGACGCGCGCAATACACCCTTGTGGAAGGGACGCATCACCATCATTTCGCCACCGAGGCGCATTGTCTTCATGGCTTTCCTGCCCGGCCTGGGCATGGAAGACGTGCCTGAGAACTACACGCTGGTGGACATGACGCTGAAGACCGAGGAGGACGGCCGAACATCGGTGACCGTGGAGCACGGTGATTTCGCGGAGCACCCTCAAGGGCCGCGTCACGCCAAACAGATCGGCAACCGCTGGGTGGAAGCGTTGATCCGCTTGAAAGAGCAGGTAGAGCGCAGCGTGGCAGCCTGATGGTCGGCATTAGGATCCGGCACAGGCCCAGGGCTGCGATGCCTATTCGACCTCTACGCCGAACGGCTCGAGCAGCGCGATGGCGCCATGCACTGAGAAGCGCGCACCGCGCAGGTCATTGCTAGTGGGGTTGATGCGGAAGTTCGTCGCAGTGGTGAGGTCCGCTTTGCGCAACGACGTGCGTTCGAAGACGGCGTTCAGCAGATCGCATCCGGGAAAGACGGCCTCTTCCAGTTCTGCGGTCGAGAAGTCAACCCCATGCATCGTGCAACGATCGTAGCGGGTGCCTTTGAGCTTCATGCCCACCATGACGGAGTGATCCAGTTTGCACCGGTCGAACGTCACCTGCAAGAGCATCGGGTTGCACGCGCTGAAGTCAACGCCGAGCACTTTGCACTCTTCGAAACGCACATCCTGAAGACCGGCGCCGCGCAACTTCACCATGGTGAGGTCGCACGCAGTGAAGGCACAGTCGATGAACCTGCATTTGGCCAGGTCGGCCCGTGCCAGGTCGCAACGCTCGAAGGTGCATTGCTCGAACATCGCACCCTGCATGGCGCGGCCCGACCAGTTCTCACCGTGGAAACGGGCATCGTAATGGTTGTCGGAAGGCATGCGCGAAAGATCGGGGCCCGGCTCTCTTGACCGGCGACGGCCGGTCGAAAAACCAAGGGCGGCTTGTGGGCCGCCCTTGGTTCATGCGTCCATCGCTTGAACTACTTCTTCAGGTCGAAACGATCCAGCTCCATCACCTTCACCCAAGCCTTCACGAAGTCCTTCACGAACTTCTCCTTCGCATCGGCCTGTGCGTACACTTCGGCGATGGCGCGCAGCTGCGAGTTGCTGCCGAAGACCAGGTCAACGCGCGTACCGGTCCATTTGCGCTCACCGGTCTTGCGGTCGTGACTCCCGTAGATGCCTTCTTCACCGCTCTTCGGTGCCCATGCGTGCTTCATGTCCAGCAGGTTCACGAAGAAATCGTTCGTGAGCTGGCCAACCCGCTCCGTGAGGACACCATGCTTGCTGTCGCCTGAGTTCGCACCCAGCACGCGCAAGCCGCCCACGAGCACCGTCATCTCGGGTGCGGTCAGCGTTAGAAGTTGCGCTCGATCGAGCAGCATCTCTTCGGCTGGCACGCTGTAGGTCCTCCGCTGGTAGTTGCGGAAACCATCGGCCTGCGGTTCCATCACCGAGAAGCTCTCCACATCGGTCTGCTCCTGGCTGGCATCCATGCGGCCCGGGGTGAACGGCACGGCGATGCTGTGACCGGCATCCTTCGCGGCCTTCTCCACTGCCGCACATCCGCCGAGCACGATCAGATCCGCCAACGATACCTTCTTGCCATCGCCCGATGAAGCGTTGAACGTGATCTGGATGACCTCAAGTTCCTTTAGCACCTTACCGAGTTGAGCGGGATCGTTCACTGCCCAGAACTTCTGCGGTGCCAGACGGATACGTGCACCGTTCGCGCCACCGCGCTTGTCGCTGCCGCGGAAAGTTGAAGCGGAGGCCCATGCCGTGGACACGAGTTCACCAGTGCTGAGGCCCGAACCGAGGATCTTGCTCTTCAGCGCCGCGATGTCGTTGGTGTCGATGAGTTTATGCTCGACAGCGGGGATCGGGTCCTGCCAGATCAACTCCTCACCGGGAACCTCGGGGCCGAGGTATTGGCTCTTCGGTCCCATGTCGCGGTGCGTGAGCTTGAACCAAGCCCGCGCGAAAGCATCAGCAAAAGCCTTGGGATCCTTGTGGAAGCGGCGTGAGATGGGTTCGTAGATCGGATCGAAGCGGAGCGACAGGTCGGCGGTCGTCATTGCCGGCGCGTGCTTCTTGCTGGGATCGTGCGCATCGGGGATCATGTGTTCCGGTTTGCAATCCTTCGCACGCCATTGATGACCACCGGCCGGGCTCTTCACCAATTCCCATTCGTACCCGAAGAGCATGTCGAAGTAGCCATTGTCCCACTTCGTAGGGTTCGGCTTCCAAGCGCCTTCGAGCCCGCTCGTGATGGTATCGCCCGCCTTGCCGCTGCCATGCTTGCTCAGCCACCCGAACCCTTGCGCCTCGATCGGCGCGCCTTCAGGAGCTGCGCCTACGGCCGACTCCGGACCTGCGCCGTGCATCTTACCGAAGGTGTGGCCGCCAGCTGTGAGCGCGACGGTCTCCTCATCGTTCATGGCCATCCGCTTGAACGTCTCACGCACATCGCGGCCGCTGGCGACGGGATCAGGATTTCCGTCCGGGCCCTGCGGGTTCACGTAGATCAAACCCATCTGCACAGCAGCAAGCGGTGCTTCCAACTCCCGATTGCCGGTGTAGCGGCTGTTCGGCTTGTCGCTGGTGGCGAGCCACTCGGCTTCGGCACCCCAATACACATCTTCCTCCGGCGCGTAGATGTCTTCGCGACCACCACCGAACCCGAAGGTCTTGAAGCCCATCGACTCCAGTGCCACGTTCCCCGCAAGGATGAAGAGGTCGGCCCAGCTGATGCTGTTGCCGTATTTCTGTTTGATGGGCCATAACAAGCGGCGCGCCTTGTCGAGGTTGCCGTTATCGGGCCAGCTGTTCAACGGTGCGAAACGCTGGTTGCCCGTGCTGGCCCCCCCGCGGCCGTCCGCCGTGCGATAGGTGCCTGCCGCATGCCAGGCCATGCGGATCATGAGGCCACCGTAGTGCCCCCAGTCGGCCGGCCACCACTCCTGCGAGTCGGTCATCAACTTCGTCAGGTCCACCTTCAACGCTTTGTAGTCCAGCTTCTTGAACGCTTCGGCAT
Protein-coding sequences here:
- a CDS encoding DUF4350 domain-containing protein, which translates into the protein MRCFTIISCLLFAIVVRSQQVADSAFIYRAATPAYALGAGPVVALDHAHHNFHRIDGRYMAFARVLEADGYTMKANEAPFTAEILSGMRILVIANALGNDGPWVLPTAPAFTKEEVVAVEKWVRGGGSLFLIADHMPFGGAAARLARAFGFNWVNGYAMRDDGAAERFSRDQGTLAEHPITSGASTQERVDRIAVFTGSAFLPPPQATRITDLQDDYFILLPESAGQFSDTTAWIDGRYFANAAALEHGKGRVVCFGEAAMFSAQRQGPDRLPMGMNQSGAEQNPQLLLNIMHWLDRRL
- a CDS encoding T9SS type A sorting domain-containing protein — its product is MKLRSAAFSMVLAAASPLTAQYCSPTFTNSCALWRNQEVSIGTINWTLGASDCMLSDYTIQSTVVTPGVAVPMTVVSGNWTGCAVWVDLNNNAAFEDSENLYYSYVGGDPSYTYSFSITLPMGTPAGSYRMRVVAPWGSDGFLDTNVNGYGPCGSYQYGNFDDFTVIVSGTGVAEPTNDPHAGLRLVPNPCTDLVRVTVPGDHLMERIVILGADGRLVKDLMLASATGSSVLDLADLTPGTYVVQAYGGEAVWTTRLTRQ
- a CDS encoding SRPBCC domain-containing protein, producing the protein MSRTETTVTRTVIIAAPQETVWKAIEETGLSRLHLLEDKRDTPLVEGRVMNWSDPEDARNTPLWKGRITIISPPRRIVFMAFLPGLGMEDVPENYTLVDMTLKTEEDGRTSVTVEHGDFAEHPQGPRHAKQIGNRWVEALIRLKEQVERSVAA
- a CDS encoding pentapeptide repeat-containing protein, whose translation is MPSDNHYDARFHGENWSGRAMQGAMFEQCTFERCDLARADLAKCRFIDCAFTACDLTMVKLRGAGLQDVRFEECKVLGVDFSACNPMLLQVTFDRCKLDHSVMVGMKLKGTRYDRCTMHGVDFSTAELEEAVFPGCDLLNAVFERTSLRKADLTTATNFRINPTSNDLRGARFSVHGAIALLEPFGVEVE
- the katG gene encoding catalase/peroxidase HPI, which gives rise to MHGALHQPVAGRGLRNRDWWPEQLNLSILHQHQAVSNPMDPGFSYAEAFKKLDYKALKVDLTKLMTDSQEWWPADWGHYGGLMIRMAWHAAGTYRTADGRGGASTGNQRFAPLNSWPDNGNLDKARRLLWPIKQKYGNSISWADLFILAGNVALESMGFKTFGFGGGREDIYAPEEDVYWGAEAEWLATSDKPNSRYTGNRELEAPLAAVQMGLIYVNPQGPDGNPDPVASGRDVRETFKRMAMNDEETVALTAGGHTFGKMHGAGPESAVGAAPEGAPIEAQGFGWLSKHGSGKAGDTITSGLEGAWKPNPTKWDNGYFDMLFGYEWELVKSPAGGHQWRAKDCKPEHMIPDAHDPSKKHAPAMTTADLSLRFDPIYEPISRRFHKDPKAFADAFARAWFKLTHRDMGPKSQYLGPEVPGEELIWQDPIPAVEHKLIDTNDIAALKSKILGSGLSTGELVSTAWASASTFRGSDKRGGANGARIRLAPQKFWAVNDPAQLGKVLKELEVIQITFNASSGDGKKVSLADLIVLGGCAAVEKAAKDAGHSIAVPFTPGRMDASQEQTDVESFSVMEPQADGFRNYQRRTYSVPAEEMLLDRAQLLTLTAPEMTVLVGGLRVLGANSGDSKHGVLTERVGQLTNDFFVNLLDMKHAWAPKSGEEGIYGSHDRKTGERKWTGTRVDLVFGSNSQLRAIAEVYAQADAKEKFVKDFVKAWVKVMELDRFDLKK